Proteins from a genomic interval of Gossypium hirsutum isolate 1008001.06 chromosome A09, Gossypium_hirsutum_v2.1, whole genome shotgun sequence:
- the LOC107889765 gene encoding probable aquaporin PIP1-4, translated as MDCRSHVTPVHSDTVHFPLQPIRILQKGSAYSPSNLCPKVTLQINTPQSPHFLSHGLDFYLSSLLDPFPSQQKPETVLIVDKMEGQGEDVRLGANKYRERQPIGTAAQTQDTKDYKEPPAAPLFEPAELSSWSFYRAGIAEFVATFLFLYITVLTVMGVAKSSTKCSTVGIQGIAWAFGGMIFALVYCTAGISGGHINPAVTFGLFLARKLSLIRAVFYMIMQCLGAICGAAVVKSFQKTQYERLGGGANTVSSGYSKSSGLGAEIVGTFVLVYTVFSATDAKRNARDSHVPILAPLPIGFAVFLVHLATIPVTGTGINPARSLGAALIYNKDQAWDDHWIFWVGPFIGAALAALYHQIVIRAIPFKSK; from the exons ATGGACTGTCGGTCACATGTCACACCAGTGCACAGTGACACAGTCCATTTCCCTCTTCAACCAATCAGAATACTCCAGAAGGGTTCGGCTTACTCTCCCTCAAATCTTTGTCCCAAAGTCACGCTACAAATAAATACCCCCCAATCCCCTCACTTCCTAAGCCATGGCCTTGATTTTTATTTAAGTTCATTGCTTGATCCATTTCCATCCCAGCAAAAGCCTGAAACAGTATTAATCGTCGATAAAATGGAAGGACAAGGTGAAGATGTTAGGCTGGGAGCAAATAAGTACAGGGAAAGGCAGCCTATAGGAACAGCTGCTCAAACCCAAGATACCAAGGACTACAAGGAACCACCTGCTGCACCACTGTTTGAGCCTGCCGAGTTATCCTCATGGTCCTTTTACAGGGCTGGCATTGCCGAATTCGTTGCCACTTTCTTGTTTCTTTACATCACCGTTTTAACTGTAATGGGTGTCGCTAAATCTTCAACCAAGTGTTCTACTGTAGGGATTCAGGGCATTGCTTGGGCTTTTGGTGGCATGATCTTTGCTCTTGTCTACTGCACTGCTGGCATTTCAG GGGGTCATATTAACCCAGCGGTGACTTTCGGGCTGTTCTTAGCGAGGAAGTTGTCGCTGATAAGAGCAGTCTTTTACATGATAATGCAATGCCTTGGAGCTATATGTGGCGCTGCCGTCGTAAAGAGCTTCCAAAAGACCCAATACGAAAGGCTAGGCGGCGGTGCAAACACGGTTAGCTCGGGATATAGCAAGAGTAGTGGCCTTGGTGCTGAGATTGTTGGTACCTTTGTTCTGGTCTATACGGTCTTCTCCGCCACTGATGCTAAGCGTAATGCACGAGACTCCCACGTCCCT ATCTTGGCACCGCTGCCTATTGGGTTTGCTGTGTTCCTGGTCCACTTGGCAACAATTCCCGTTACTGGAACAGGCATTAATCCAGCTAGGAGCCTCGGCGCAGCTCTTATTTACAACAAGGACCAAGCATGGGATGACCAT TGGATATTCTGGGTAGGACCTTTCATTGGAGCAGCCTTAGCAGCTTTGTACCACCAAATAGTGATAAGGGCCATCCCTTTCAAGTCCAAGTAA
- the LOC107889766 gene encoding auxin transporter-like protein 2: MLPQKQAEEAIVSNFSETGHETREEENEDEQQQSMFSVTSLLWHGGSAWDAWFSCASNQVAQVLLTLPYSFSQLGMLSGILLQVFYGLMGSWTAYLISVLYIEYRSRKEKENVSFKNHVIQWFEVLDGLLGPYWKAAGLAFNCTFLLFGSVIQLIACASNIYYINDKLDKRTWTYIFGACCATTVFIPSFHNYRIWSFIGLGMTTYTAWYMAIAAVLHGQAEGVTHSGPTKLVLYFTGATNILYTFGGHAVTVEIMHAMWKPQKFKCIYLLATLYVFTLTIPSASAVYWAFGDQLLNHSNAFSLLPKTGFRDAAVILMLIHQFITFGFACTPLYFVWEKVIGMHDTRSICLRALARLPVVIPIWFLAIIFPFFGPINSAVGALLVSFTVYIIPALAHMLTYRTASARQNAAEKPPFFLPSWTAMYAINAVVVMWVLVVGFGFGGWASMTNFVRQIDTFGLFAKCYQCKPPTPAAAQHH; this comes from the exons ATGTTGCCTCAAAAGCAAGCGGAAGAAGCTATCGTCTCCAACTTTAGCGAGACGGGTCATGAAAccagagaagaagaaaatgaagatgaGCAACAACAATCGATGTTCAGCGTTACGAGCTTACTCTGGCATGGTGGCTCCGCCTGGGATGCCTGGTTCAGCTGCGCCTCCAATCAA GTGGCGCAAGTGCTATTGACACTTCCCTATTCCTTCTCTCAGTTGGGGATGCTGTCAGGGATTTTACTTCAGGTATTTTATGGACTGATGGGAAGTTGGACTGCATATCTCATCAGTGTGCTCTATATAGAATATAGAAGCAGGAAGGAGAAAGAGAATGTCAGCTTCAAAAACCATGTCATCCAG TGGTTTGAAGTGCTTGATGGGTTGCTGGGTCCATACTGGAAGGCAGCTGGACTTGCTTTCAACTGTACTTTCCTCTTATTCGGATCTGTCATACAACTCATAGCTTGTGCTAG TAATATTTACTACATCAATGACAAGCTGGATAAACGGACATGGACCTACATCTTTGGTGCTTGCTGCGCAACCACAGTTTTCATACCATCCTTTCACAACTATCGGATTTGGTCTTTCATTGGCCTTGGGATGACTACCTATACGGCCTGGTACATGGCCATAGCTGCTGTTCTTCACGGCCag GCCGAGGGCGTAACTCACAGTGGTCCAACAAAGCTAGTACTCTACTTCACCGGAGCTACCAACATTCTCTACACCTTTGGCGGACATGCGGTGACTGT gGAAATAATGCATGCAATGTGGAAGCCTCAAAAATTCAAGTGCATATATTTGTTGGCCACATTGTACGTTTTTACCCTAACAATTCCATCTGCTTCAGCCGTGTACTGGGCATTTGGGGACCAGCTTCTCAACCATTCCAATGCCTTTTCTCTCCTCCCTAAGACCGGTTTCCGTGACGCCGCCGTCATCCTAATGCTTATTCACCAG TTTATAACATTTGGTTTTGCTTGTACTCCATTGTACTTCGTGTGGGAGAAAGTGATAGGGATGCATGACACGAGAAGCATTTGTTTGAGGGCGCTGGCTAGGCTGCCAGTGGTGATTCCGATATGGTTCTTGGCCATCATCTTCCCATTCTTCGGACCCATAAACTCAGCAGTTGGTGCTCTTTTGGTTAGTTTCACCGTCTACATCATCCCAGCTTTAGCCCATATGCTCACCTACAGAACAGCCTCTGCCCGacag AATGCTGCAGAAAAGCCTCCATTCTTCTTGCCAAGCTGGACTGCAATGTATGCAATAAACGCCGTGGTTGTGATGTGGGTGCTAGTGGTTGGATTTGGGTTCGGTGGATGGGCTAGCATGACCAATTTTGTCAGGCAAATTGACACTTTCGGGTTGTTTGCAAAGTGCTATCAATGCAAGCCTCCAACACCAGCAGCTGCACAGCACCACTAG